Within the Acidobacteriota bacterium genome, the region CTCGGTGATCATCGCCCGATAGGGGTATTGCAGGATCGAGTCCAGGTACAGGATGCCGCCGTAGAGGACGACCAGGTTGAAGGCGATCCACAGAACGTCGCCCGCGCGCAGCAGCCACAGCGCCACGACGCGCGGCATGATCCGGAACTGGGCGGTGATGCGGATGTGGTGATAGCTGCAGGTGGCGAAACTGCAGCCCAGCCAGCAGAACCAGATGAACAGGAACCGCGCCATCTCCTCCGACCATTCGATCGGAAGCTTGAACACGAAGCGCGAGGCGACCTGCAGGAAGACGACCGCCACCAGCGCCGCCAGCAACAGCAACAGGATGTGATAGTCGAAGCGATCGAGCCAGGTCATCAACCGCTTCATCGCCGCTCGCCCCTATGAGCCCCTATGAATGGTCACCGATGACGACGTGGCCGGACCCCGCGCGGGACATCGTCGGCCGCTCCGCGCATCCGCCGTCCTGCGCGAGCATAGCACACGGCTGCCGCCGTCCCAGCGCTCGCGCAACGGCCTGCGGCGAGAAGATCCCGGGTCCGAAGCGCGACACTTCGGACCCCGGTCTTCCCCGCGGCGGGAGACGACCGCGCGGTTGCTATTTCGACGACGAGACCAGCCTGTCGATCAGGTCGCGCCCACCGACCCGCTTCTCGAACTCCGGCCAGACCGAGCGGGCCAACTTGAAGAAGGGGCCGCGCTGGTCGGGCTGAAGCTCGACCACGTCCATTCCAACTGCCTTGGCCTTGGCCAGACCGTCCAAATCGCACTTTTCGGTCAGACCCCAGGAGTACTCGCCCGCCTCCCGGCCGGCGGCCAGAATCGCCTTTTGCTCGGTGTCGGACAGGCTCTGGAACTTGCGATCGTTCATTACCACCATGCCGAAGCCCGTGAAGAGGTTCGACGTGGTCAGGTGCTTCTGCACCTCGTAATACTTGAGCGACAACACGTCACAGGGCGACATGTCGGCACCGTCGACGGTCTTCTGCTGCAAGGCCGTGAACAGCTCGGCGAAGGCGACCGGGGTCGGGTTGGCGCCCATCGCCTTGTAGGTCGCGTTCATGACCGGGCTGCCCGGAGAGCGGATCAGCATTCCCTTGAGGTCCGAGGGCGCATTGACCGAACCCCGGTTGTTGATCAGCGAACGGCTGCCCCAGGCCGTCGTGTAGACGACCCGCAGGCCGGTGGCCTGACGGAAGTTCTCGAATATCTCGTCGCCGACTTTGCCGAAAACCGCCTTCTGCGCCGAGGGGATGTCCTCGAACAGGGCGGGCAGGCTGAAGATGTCGATACGGGGATCGAACTGTGCCAGATTGTTGCTCGAGACGATCGCCAGGTCCTGAGCGCCCAGCTGGACCGTCTTGGCCTGGGCGACATCGTTGCCGAGCTGCGCGCAGCACAGCGCATCGACCGTCACCGAACCGCCGGTCATCTCCTTGACCCGCTCGGCGAAGCGCAACGCGCCCTTGTGGTAGACGTTGTCCGCGCTCGACACGTGCCCGAGCTTGAGCACCGTCTCGGCGGCCGCGGGCTGTAACACGGCGGTGGCCAGAAATG harbors:
- a CDS encoding TRAP transporter small permease subunit, with translation MKRLMTWLDRFDYHILLLLLAALVAVVFLQVASRFVFKLPIEWSEEMARFLFIWFCWLGCSFATCSYHHIRITAQFRIMPRVVALWLLRAGDVLWIAFNLVVLYGGILYLDSILQYPYRAMITEINMFWIFMPIPLIFLVFTLRVAFNLFDPRYFEMTMSEAEREAAEEVEIGSPGGRQS
- a CDS encoding TRAP transporter substrate-binding protein; this translates as FLATAVLQPAAAETVLKLGHVSSADNVYHKGALRFAERVKEMTGGSVTVDALCCAQLGNDVAQAKTVQLGAQDLAIVSSNNLAQFDPRIDIFSLPALFEDIPSAQKAVFGKVGDEIFENFRQATGLRVVYTTAWGSRSLINNRGSVNAPSDLKGMLIRSPGSPVMNATYKAMGANPTPVAFAELFTALQQKTVDGADMSPCDVLSLKYYEVQKHLTTSNLFTGFGMVVMNDRKFQSLSDTEQKAILAAGREAGEYSWGLTEKCDLDGLAKAKAVGMDVVELQPDQRGPFFKLARSVWPEFEKRVGGRDLIDRLVSSSK